The genomic stretch GCGGCGAGCCTTTCGACGTCTTCCCTCGATCGGATGCCGCTCTCGGCCACCCGGAGGATCCCGCCGGGCACCGACGCGGCGAGCGACGCGGCCGCCTCGCGGTCGACGTCGAACGTCCGGAGGTCCCGGGCGTTGATCCCGACGATCGACGCTCCCGCGGAGGCCGCCCGGCGGACCTCCTCCGCGTCGTGCGCTTCGACGAGCGAGGCGAGGCCGCGCGACTCCGCCGCGCGACGAAGGCGCGGCAGGGCCTCGTCGTCGAGGAGCGCCGCGATCAGCAGCACGGCGTCGGCGCCGTACGACGCGGCGAAATCGAGCTGCTCCTCGCCGAGGACGAAGTCCTTCATCAGGACCGGCAGGCCCGAGATCCGGCGCGCCCGCGAAATCCATTCGGGGTCGCCGCCGAAGAATTCCCGCTCCGTCACGACCGAGATCGCGGCCGCATGCCCCCGGCGGTAGGCGAGGGCGAGGGTCTCGACGCGGCGGTCGAGGTTCCGGTCGATCTCCCCCGCCGACGGCGAGCGGCGCTTGAGCTCCGCGATGATCCGCGTGCCTCCCTCGCACAGGGACGCGGCGAAGCGCGCGCCGTCGGGAGGGGGCGCGGCGGGCTGCCGCAAAGCGTACGCACCCGCCGGCATCCGGGACCGAACCGACGCCGCGATCTCCGCGAGGACGCCGCCGCTC from Thermoanaerobaculia bacterium encodes the following:
- a CDS encoding indole-3-glycerol-phosphate synthase, which codes for MSGGVLAEIAASVRSRMPAGAYALRQPAAPPPDGARFAASLCEGGTRIIAELKRRSPSAGEIDRNLDRRVETLALAYRRGHAAAISVVTEREFFGGDPEWISRARRISGLPVLMKDFVLGEEQLDFAASYGADAVLLIAALLDDEALPRLRRAAESRGLASLVEAHDAEEVRRAASAGASIVGINARDLRTFDVDREAAASLAASVPGGILRVAESGIRSREDVERLAAAGFSAFLVGETLLRSEDPEETLRSLRGTS